ACTGCTAGAACCATAAATACTAACATCATAAGACTACCTCAACAAACCAATAAGGGTGAAGATCAAACCGATGATGATAACAAGTCCGAGCATGATTGAAAAGCTCTTGTTAATCTTCTCTCCTCTGGTTTCTTTTTCTTTTGTGATAGGCTTTTGCTTGAGTTCTTCCATACGGCCTTCAACGTCACCGTAGAATAAATCTTTTTTAGACATGATTTCCTCCTAAAAGTGGTTGTAAACGGTCGGCCAACTCAGAGGCAGTCAAAGTGTTGGCTTGAGCTTTTTGAGCTTGCATGGCCTCTTGCATGGCTTGGTCATTGCCTAGGACCTGCTTAATCTTAGCAACCATGGCTGGATAGTTCTGACTAGCATAGATATGCTCTGGTGCTGTATAGACAGGTCCATGAGCTGTTTCTGAAAAGGCCAAAATCAACAATTGGTGTTCAAAGGCAGTCCGTGTCGCCTTATACAATTCATTATGATGGTTAATGTCCAAGTAGAGGTCAGACTCTTGATAGAGCTTGTCCAACTGCTTGTGACTAGCATTTGGATGGAGCACAACGTTTGAATAACGCATCATTGAAAGCAATCTTGGGGACATCTCAGTGACTGCTGCAATCTGGAAAGTCACATCTGGGAGTGACTCAACCAAGACTTCCAAACGCTCAATTTGGTCTGAATTGGTTGCGATAAAGGCATTACGAGGTTTACCATGATTTTCCTTGAAGTCATAGGCATAGCCAAGAGACAAGATTTTATGATGCTTGTCCTCTGGCGCCAAGGTCAAGGCCTTTTCATAAGTCGCCTTATCAGGAATGATGATGGCATTGGCTCTGGCTGAATTATCTTCCAAGATACCATTCATATTACCTGGAAGGACATCACCCAACGGCTCTTGCCAGACAAGGACATCAGTGGCACCTTGATTTTCCATAGTCCATGAGACGATGAAAGGTGTCGCCAAGCTATTAAAGATAATGTGGTCGATATCACCAAAGACCTGAGCTAGAAAGGCTTTGATAAATTCGGTACGGTTGGCAAAACGACGAAGGGCTTGTCCTGGTAAGGTCAAGAGAATATCACCGGTGAGATGATTTTCCAAGATACGTTCGTCGCCTTCTTTGGTTTGGTAGCTGGTAAAGAGTGCCTGACCATTCTCATCATGAGTGGTCTTGGCAAAGCAGAAACCGTACTTGTTATAGTGGTCCACTTGACGAATTTTACCTGACTTGTCCAACCATTCGACACTTTTGACGATACGAGCCTTGCTACCTTCAGGGAAGGTGATGCGAGCACGTTCTTCAGTGAGGTTAGACACACGCGCCATCTGATTGTTCCCTGAAATTTCCCAAAAGGCTGGCACAGGAACTTGGTTGAAAAAGCGTGGTTTGCCAGTTTCCTCTTCCGCTTCCACATAGTAGGTGAAAGGAGAGAGAGCTCCTTGAGGGAGGAATCCATCTGGATTGATGACAACTGTTGTGGCATCGTAGCCTGCTGCCTGAAGAGAGTAAGCCAAATCCTTACTGGCTTGATTGTAGTAATCACATAAGAATATCATGAGCGTACCTCCTCAAGTAACTGTTTCCAAGCTGCCTTGACTTGGCTAGTCAAGAAGCCTTTGGCAAGGTCATAAGATTTTTGGCGCATGGCCTCGATTTTACCTTCTTCATAGAGACGGACAATGGCATCCTTATAAGACTTGGTGATAACATCTACAACATGATTTTCAGCGACGGGGAGGAGATAACCGTTGGCCCCATCTTGGATAAAGGTTTGATTACCATAAGGAACGTCAAACCCAATCATCGGAAGACCTGAGCCAACCGCCTCCATAAGAGTAAGTCCAAAGCCTTCGCTGGTTGAAGCTGTCAGATAGACCTCGTACTGGCTATAAATGTCAGTTAAATCAGCGTGGCCCATGAGTCGGATATAGTCGCCAGCTTGAGCTTCGACAATAATCTCACGCAACTTGGCATCCATGCTACCACTACCGTAGATATCAAAAGTGATATCAGGCAGAGTCTTATGAACCTCAATCACCGCACGCACCAACCAGTCAATGTGTTTTTCCTGAGCCAAACGTGAGGCCGTAATCATTGAGAATGGCTTACGTGGCTTGTCTTGTCCAACCAATTCAGGCAAACTTCCAACCGGAATGGTGTAAATCTTTGGATTATGGTTGGTGTAGCGACGGAATTGTTCCTGTAAGATTTCCTTCTGACGATCAGTCGCCACGATAAAGAAATCAACCTTGTCCGCATTGGTAAATTGGTACTCGTAATAGTTATTCCAGAGAATGTAGTTGTCATCAGTTTGATTGACACTAAAATGCTCAGCGTGAACAACGACACCTAGGCGAGCAGCCTGTGCTTCTTCAAAGACCAACTGACCAATACCTGTTTCACGGTCCAAAATGACCACATCATCCTTGGTTAGGGCCAGACGTTTGAAGAAATAGCGAAGAAATTCTTGCTTACCATAGAGAACCTGATCTGGGAAACGATAGATATCCTGATTATTGTCTCCTACAATCATGTCATAGGCTGTAGACCCATCTTCGTTATAAAAACGACGTTGGTAAACCTTAGCTTGATTGTCCTTAGGCGCAGAATACTCACTACAATAACGAGTGTAAGAGTAAAAGTCCTTGCGCAAGAGTTTGTCATTGACAAAGTAGCTCACGGTTTCCACAGCATCTTCGTCCATCGCACGAAGGTTACATGCCACCACCATATCATCTTGTGGGTAATGGTAACGAATGAGGCAGCCAGCTACTTCCTTGCGCTCAGGATTGGCAGGTAAGATGGCCTCGATTTCCGCTAGGCTAATGCTCGATGGTGCTATCTTAACATCTGTAAAATAGCTATGGAGCCAGATGATTTCGTCGTCTGCAAAACCAATCTTGCTAGTCATATGCTCGATATTATCTCCAAGGATGAGATCCATAAAGACAAATTTTGCCTCTTGTCCCATTTCCCTGAAAATCTTGGCACGGTAGGCCTGGGCATATTCGACACCACTGCTGGCCCAACCTATGCCTAAATTAATGTTATATACTGTCATAATTTCCTTATTTTATGGGAAATGGCTGATGATATCTCCTTTTTTAGTGACTTGCACCTGACTAAGGAGAAGATTACGAACCATATCCTTTCTGATTTGACGTTTCATGGCTTCAAAGCCCTTGTAAGCCTCTTGGTAGTATTCAACAATCGGGTTCTTTTGACTGAGTTGTTGGCTACCAATAGCCATTTGAAGTTGTTGCAGATAGTCTACCTGCTCCACCCAGTTGTCATCCACAGCCTTAAGCATGGATAGGCGTTGGAAATACTCGTTTAGTTCCTTGGTTTTCAACTCTTGCTTTTTAGCATCAAGTTCACGATAGGCAAACTGGTAGATGAGTTCCAAGACTTGCTCACGATTGTTGAGGTCCAAATCCTTAGGGATTTCATTGATGCGGAAGCTGATATTACGCAAGATAAAGTGGTAAAGATTTTCCGCTTTTGAGAAATCTTCCTCAGCCATAGCCTGGTCGATAAAGTCATCAAGAACCTCGTCGATAACAGTGTCCAAGCCTTGATTGTGATAGATGAGGCGGTCACGTTGCGCATAGATCATCTCACGTTGGATGTTCATACTTTCTGCAAATTCAAGGGTTTGGCGACGTGAGGTACGACCAGAACTTTCACTGGCTTCTTGGGCTTTTTCAACCAATTTACGATACTTACGGCCTGTCAATTCTTTAGGCTCGATGTGATCACTAATGGCGTATTCTTTGTAAGTACGGTGAACCCAAGATGGACCGTATTTTTTAATCACATCATCTTCAAGTGAGACGAAGAATTTAGACATACCAGGGTCACCCTGACGTCCAGAACGGCCACGGATTTGCAGGTCAATACGCTGACTTTCCATACGTTCGGTACCGATAACGACCAAACCACCGAGTTCAGCCACACCCTTACCGAGCTTGATATCTGTTCCACGTCCAGCCATTGACGTCGCAACAGTCACGGCACCCATTTGTCCAGACTCAGCAATCATCTCAGCCTCACGGGGTGCATTATTGGCATTTAGGAGGTTATGAGCAATCCCTTCACGCAAAAGCAAAGAAGAATAAAGCTCTGACATTTCCACCGAACCAACGAAAATCAAGATTGGATTGCCTTTTTCATGATAATGTTTAACATACTCTAAAGAGGCAAAGACCTTCTCTGGTAGGGTCGCATAAATCTTATCTGGGTAATCGATACGTTGTTTCTTACGGTTGGTTGGGATTTGAATAACCTTCATACCGTAGGTATCGAGAAATTCTTTTTCCGCAACCTTACCAGTACCAGTCATCCCTGAAATTTTCTTGAATTTTTTAAAGAGACTTTGGTAGGTGATTGAAGCCATGGCTCTGGTTTCTTGTGACAAGGCCACTAATTCCTTGGCTTCGATGGCTTGGTGGAGGCCACCTTGGAGCTTAGTCAATTCCAAGAGACGACCTGTCGATTTATCAAGAAGTACCACTTCAGGTCCCTTCTTGCCATCACGAATGATATAATCCTTGTCCTTTTTATAGAGCAAGTGGGCACGAAGAGAAAAGAGCAGGTGACGGGCAAAAGTGCTATTTCCCTCATCGTAGAGGTTGCCGATACCAAGGTAATTTTCAGCAGCCTTAGCCCCTTTAGTAGTCAACCAGACTTCACCTTTTTCCTCTTTGAAGATATAGTCCTCACCCTCAACCAAGGTGGTCATAAGCGTATCCATCATCCCATAGTAGTTAGACTGAACACGGGGTGCACCAGAGATAATCAAAGGCGTCTGTGCACTGTCAAGGAGGACAGAATCCACCTCATCGACAATAGCATAGTTAAAGGGACGCATGTATTTTCCGTCTTGGTTAGAAGCAAGGTTATCAATCAAATAGTCAAAGCCTAAGCTAGAATTGGTCGTGTAAACGATGTCTGATTGATAGATAGCACGCTTTTCTGCCGGTTCCATCTCATTGCTGCCTTCCACACAGGGAACACCAATCGTCAAACCTAGGAACTCGTAGACCTGACCCATTTCCTCGGCGTCACGGATAGCCAAGTATTCATTGGTCGTAACCAGGATAGCCCCTTCACCTGACAAGGCATTAAGGTAAACTGGCATGGTAGCCGTCAAAGTCTTACCCTCACCGGTATTCATCTCGGCGATATGGCCTTGGTGCATGACAATGCCTCCCATGACCTGAACATCATAAGGGAACATGCCTAGCACACGCTTATCCGCTTCACGAACAACCGCAAAGGCTTCAGGCAGGAGGTCGTCCAAGCTTTCTCCTTGAGCCAAACGCTCCTTAAATTCCTGCGTTTTATTTTTCAACTCAAGGTTGCTCAAACCTGCCATTTCATCGGCTAGGCCGTTAATTTCCTTGAGTATCTCCTTAACAGGGAGAATAGGATTCAGTTGTTTAAACATGTTCTTCTCCTGTTTCTTCCAGTTTTAAGTTGTAGAAATCTAGCTCTTTGACCCCAGCACTCAAGAGGGAAATACGGTAGGTATAGGCCTCGTGAGGGTATACGAAGGTCATCTGGGTACTCTTTTCAATCAGCTGTTTGATTTCATTGTCATAACGGTCCAAAAAGCTGACTTTCAAAAAGACTGAGCCTGTTGGGACAGCTTCGAGATTGGCCGTCAAATCATAACTGTGCCCCTTTTTCAAAAGTGGGAGGGCAGGCTGAGTACGACCAGCTTGATAGTTTTGGATAGCCACCCAAGACTGGATTTCCGTTCCTGATGGCACCAAAGGATTGTAAAATTGCACAGAACCATCTTGGCGTTTAACAATTTTTGAGCCATACATGTAGGCTTTGTGGTTTAAGCCCCACAAGATTTCTGATTTCTTGTTTCTGAACATTCTTACTCCTTCCTTCCAAAATCATTTTCTAAAATCATACGGTAAAAATTAACAAACCAAGTTGTCGCCGTATAAGAATCATCGTTGTGTCGACCTGACGTTCCCTTGCTGAGAATCTTAGCCCCTGAGTAATAGAGAGACTTGGTAATGTCCTCGTAGGCCGTCGGATCCATATCCTCGTCTTTCATGTAGGAAAGACCAAAAGTTGTATTTGAGAAGTCTGCTTTTTCAAATTTATCCCAGAACTTCTGATTAAGGGCCTCGACACCTTCATTATCCAACCGTCCTGTCTGCAAATGCAAGACATCAATTCCTGTTGGGAAAACCTCTGGCGCCAAGAGTCTGGCACGATTACCGATAGTACCAACATTGGCTAGAGGCTTAGACATAATGATGGCATGAGGCTCAAAGTCCGCACCGTAGTACATAGATGGAAAGGTTCCCATGGACATTCCTGAGAGAATGAGCTGACTATTGTCAAAGCCTAGATAGTCCAAGTAATGTTGGATGGTGTCTTTGATGCTATTTTCAAGTTCTTCAGTTCCCATATAGAAGGCTCCCCCTTGGAGACGAGGGTCCGAAAAGAGCAAGAATGGCGTTCCCATCCCCTTCATCATTCCGAAACCTTCGAAACCTTCGGCAGGACGGAAACCTGAGAAGTAAACTGACAAAGGTGGTTTGAAGTCACCAGGATAAAAGAAATAGTTGATTTCCTGACGCTTGCTATCGTGGAGAATTCCACCACCAAGTACAAATTTCCCGAATTGGAAACGGGTCAAACGTTGGTGAAGCCCACCAATTGTAATCTGACCTTGGCCTTTCATCTCAAGACTAGCAGACAGGAGGAAGGTCGTGTCCTCATCGAGGACGATAGCTCCCTTGCGCATTTCTTCTTCTGAAACGATATAGGTCTTGAAAATACCTGCGACCGATCCTTCTGGCAAAAGATTAAGAATCAAGCGACACTCACAAGTCTCCTCTTTTTCAAACTCCAACCAAAGCTCGATAGGATTTTCCTTGCTGGCTCTGACATTATAGGTCCAGTCCAAGACAGGGCTGAAATCTTGACCATAATCACCATTTAAAATGACATTTTCATAACCATGGTAGGTCACTTGGCCAGTAAAATTGGGGTTAACCTGGGTCGTGAACGGAAACATCTTATCCCCGTATTGCCCTGAAAAGAGTGCTTTTGAAAGGGTAAAGAGCAACTGTCCTTGATTTGAAAAATCAGTCGGCACAGCACACATTTCCTTGATGAACTGAGCTAGAATCTCATCTGACACTTCAATCGTTTGATCAAAGAAAATAGTGTGAGGAATCAAATGCTCTTTAATAGCCATCAATTCCTCAAGACCTGCAAGACTGTCCACAATGACAGCTGTGAAAGTCTTGATTTCGTCTTCTTCGATGGTTTCTTGCAAGGTCTCAAGCTGACCAAGATTGCAATAATACCATTTCATATTTTCAGGAATTTCCTGAATTTCTGACCAGTTGGATGGTCCAACTTGTAGTATTTTCAGGCGATTATCCTTGGTCATTCTGCTCCTCCTTCAACCAATTTTCCCATTTTTGTACCAAACGGTCTCCTGTGTTTTCCTTGATTTTCTCAATTGAGTAGATAAGGGAACGGTTCCAGTTGTTCAACTGTCCCAAATAGTAGTAAGCCCCTTTTTCAAAATCGGACAAGTGCTTCAAGATATAACCATTTTCTTGGTGGGTCACATACTCAGATGCCACACGGTTAATTTGTGGAATACCAGCACTAATCCCTGCAATTTGTGTATAACGATTAGGCTCCTTGCTCAAGTCGACAATGAGTCGTGTAAACTGAAGGGCCTTAATAAGGGCAGTCTCGTCACGCAGGTCTTGGAAAGAAAATCGGCTTACGATTTCATTATTTTCTTCCAATTTATTTTCTGCACCACTACTTTCGACAACCTCTTCAAAGACTTCTGGACTCAATCGTTCTTCAATCATTCTTTCCACTTGATTTTGCAGGCTAGCAAGTTGCTCTGGATTGGCATTAAAAGCCCCAAACTCAACCTGTGTCTTAGGATACTTAGCCACAAAAGCCAAGACCTGATAAACCGCCTCTAAATCCAATTGGTCAAAGTCAACCTGATAAAAGATCTTAGATTCTTTGACACGTTGACTGGTTCCCAAAGCCAAGCGGGTATCGAAGGAAGCCATGTGTTTGAGTTTCTTAGCCTCTTCTGGATAGGCAACCTGAAGTTGTTCTAAGTAATCGTAACGGTCAGCAATCAACAAGTCCACTTGTGGCAGAAAGGCTGCATAGGTGTCAATACTATCGTCCTGATTACGTTCTGCGAACCAAGTCAAAATCTTAGTGTTGGCTGCTGGCAAGTGGTCAAAGAGGTGTTTGTTATGGCGTAAATCTGAGGCGATAACAAAGCGGTCATCCGCTTCTACCTTTTCTTCCAAGAATTTAGTCAAAAATTCCCAGATAACTTCTGAAAGGTCACCATAGTAACTCTTATTAAAACGACCTTCCGTACGAGGGTTGGCTACAATCCCACGACCATCAAAGAAATGACAAAGCTGCCAAACTCCCTTGGCATTGAGGTAGTTTCGATAGCTTGGTTGTCCGTCTTCATAATAAAGACTACTTGAAATAAAACCGCGGTCATCATAGATGTCTTCGCGAATGATTTGCTCATCCTTATAGTAGCGAATCATGCCAATAAAGCCTTCTGAACCGAACTCAATCTCGGCATAACGCTTGTGTTGGCATTGCACCACGATAGCAAATGGTGTGTGAACAAAGGTAGAGCCTTCTGGCCATTCCAAATCTGTCACCTGAAGGTTTTTCATTTCTTCATCAGTGATACCCTGAATCAAGTCAAAAATAGCCGTATAACCAACTTCCAAGACATCATGACGATGTAGGAAATAACGCAAATGCGGTTGGTAGGCCAAAAGCAAAAGCTGAGGAGCTAAATCCTCATCCTGAAAAATACGAACTTGGTGCAAGCTGTCATCAAATTCGATTTTTTGGCGGATACGGTACCAAGGATCAATGACCGTCTTCCAAAATTCGTCCGTCTGTCCATACCAAGCTGGAATAAAATAATACATGAGTTCTCCTTCATTGTCTTTTCATCACAATACTTGAGATTGAGGGGCAGACCGATCACGCATCACCAGCCTGCCTCTCAACCCCACGAGGGGTGAGAGTTTATACATTTTCAAAAAGTGGGGTGTAGGAAGTGTTAAGCTTCAAGGCTTTCATTTCCTCGTTAACATTGTAAATCATACCGCTAAAAATCAAGAAAGTCCCAGGAATCATACTCAGTTGCAGGTAATCTGGATTAACTAAGATAATCAGCATTGGAGCACCCGCCATAAAGAGCATGTAAAGGGCACCGATGAAACCAAGTCTAAGCACCAAATGGTTGATATAGGCACTGGTTTCTTGGCCTGGATAAACGCCATAAATGTACTCACCTGACTTGCGCATACGCTCAGAGATTTGCTCACCAGAGACATTAACAAAGGCAAAAGCTAACCCTAGAACGAAGAGCATGACCAGATAAACAACCAACCAAAGAGGTTGACCGACCGTCAAGGCCTTGATAGCACCACTGGTCCACTTGTTTTCAGGATGGATAAATTGAATCAGCATAAAGACGTACTGCGGAATGCTGACTAGGGACATGGCATACATGAAAGGCATCCCTCCGGCTGGATTCAACATAATATCCAAGTAAGAATACTGTTTGAAGCGGTTATGAATATTGATTTTATTGATTGAGATACGATATCTAGCCCTCTGCACAACCCCTGAAACATAGAGGAATACCAAACTGAACAGAATCAGAGGAAGCAAGACATTCCAACCAATACCTAATTTTTCAATACTATCCATGATTTGATAAGGCAGGTTGGCCATCATACTTGCCATCAAGATGACAATGGAGCCCCCAATCCCAAAGAGGGAGTTGAGGTCTGATAACCAAACCAAGAAAAAGGTCCCCGCAATCAATAAAATGGTATTCATGAAAATAGCGAGACTAGCATTAACCCCTGAAACGATAGGTAAATTCAAGGATACTGCCAAAGATTGAACAATGGCAATCCCCAGGGCTAAATACATGCGTCTACGGTCCTGAATCTCAATAGGGAGATTTTTCAAACCCATTTTCTTAGAGAAAGAAAACATCTGCCAGAGAATCATGGCCGACATCCAGGGCGACAAGCCCACTGAAAAAAGAGACATGGACCTGAGGTTTCCACCCATCATGGCACTAGAGAAAGCCAAGGAACCGATGGTTCCCCCAAAGATATTTGCATTTTTCAAATCTACAAACGGTAGAACCAATTGATTTCCCAAACAATAAATAAAGAGGAAAAAGAGGGTCCATAAGACACGTTTGGTGATTATCGATTGACTAATTTTTTTCACTATTACTCCTATTTCCTGCCCATAGACAGGCTGATGTTATTTCGATTGAAACGAGACAGAGACGCCATTTCAGCCTACTTATCCAAACAAATGATTACAGGCTCTTCTTACGCATTTGACGAATGGTCTCAGCCATCTCTTTCCAACGATCTCTTGAGTAGGTTTGTTGGTTATGCTTGGTTGACTTGAGGTCCTCAAACCCTAAAATTGGTTTATTTTCAAACCTAAAGGCATCAAGAATTTCTACTACCTTTCTTCCTGGATTGATATCCAAAAGCAAGTCGCTTGTTCGTACCAATTCCAAATCTAGCCCATTTAAACCTGCAATGGCTGAGTAAACCGTCACATTTGGATAGGTAATCAATTGGGCCAGTTTATCCGTCACATGCTGGCGAGAGACTATTTTAAACTGTACCTTAGGAAGAGCCGAGATAAGATCCGTCAAATGCGGGATTTCCGAAATGTTGGTGTAGACCAAACAAGTGAATGGACGGCCCTTAGGATAAATCATATCCTCTGAAAGTGGCAATAAAGCAGCATTCTCAGCGACCCCTGACCAATCCATTTGAGCATAGAACCACCAGACCTCACGATAGGCTTGGCAGGCTAAAGGCAACCAAGGCTTACGATGTGAGGCATAATGCAGAACTTTAGGATAATCTTGACCATTTGGCAAATGGAAGCCAGCTAGACTGGACTTGGTGACCGCATAATTGTTATCAAAAGACAAAGGCAACCAGTTGTTACGGAAGACCATATTTAGAATGGACTGCTCGGCAAATGGTACCTTGTCATGCCATTCGCTGGTCATGTCAATCAAGTGGCGTCTCATATTGTACTGTTTCCAATAAGCTGTATCAATCACCATGAAACCTGCATCAAACATTGCCTGACGGTCTTGAACCTGAATGGCATAATCACGCACAGCAGCCAAAGGGCGACCTTGTAAATCAAGGGTAAAGAGATCTTCTAGAGAACCTGTAACCACCATGTCACTATCCAAATAAAGGGCCCGTTCCTCAGACACAAAGTCCGCCACAAAATAGCGAAGATAGCTTGCATAGTTGCTATTAGTCTTGTATTGCTTGATATGACTACTATCCACACGACAGTTAATCACTTCACTACCAAAGGCAGCCAAATGACGGTTTAGTCCTCTAAACCACTCTTGAGAGAAATCATCGTTAATCAAGTAAAAACGAATGTTGCGATGATGGAAAACGATGGATTTGATGGTCGTAAGCACTTGGTCAACATAAGTATAGTTAGCCGCAAGAACAATAGCACGCTTTTTAGTCTCATAACGTTGAGGAGCTAAACTCAAGACCTGGAATTTCTCCTGAATGGAGCGGTAGGCATCAGAATCCGTGAGACCTTGCTCCTCCACATTTTTCAAGCAAGCCTCTAGCATCTGACGGTAGGTGACCATGTATTTCTCCAGAGGGAAAC
Above is a window of Streptococcus salivarius DNA encoding:
- a CDS encoding glycosyltransferase — translated: MTEKISVIIPVYNVENQLQTCLDSVLGQTYQNLEIILINYGSIDNSDAICRSYAARDSRILYFKKDNGGLSDARHIGIRQAKGAYVTYVDAEDWVEPTYLEELYKALQSHKADIAVANYSVYKESEDLFYFYIKDEDYYEQVYSPAQIIDGLFEETNNINIALISATGKLYKRSLFNDLLFPKEHAGEDGFFNLKAYLMSERTVYLNKGLYVYRESPEMPSATWMQDWMMTLVYAMEERLAIVASHGFPLEKYMVTYRQMLEACLKNVEEQGLTDSDAYRSIQEKFQVLSLAPQRYETKKRAIVLAANYTYVDQVLTTIKSIVFHHRNIRFYLINDDFSQEWFRGLNRHLAAFGSEVINCRVDSSHIKQYKTNSNYASYLRYFVADFVSEERALYLDSDMVVTGSLEDLFTLDLQGRPLAAVRDYAIQVQDRQAMFDAGFMVIDTAYWKQYNMRRHLIDMTSEWHDKVPFAEQSILNMVFRNNWLPLSFDNNYAVTKSSLAGFHLPNGQDYPKVLHYASHRKPWLPLACQAYREVWWFYAQMDWSGVAENAALLPLSEDMIYPKGRPFTCLVYTNISEIPHLTDLISALPKVQFKIVSRQHVTDKLAQLITYPNVTVYSAIAGLNGLDLELVRTSDLLLDINPGRKVVEILDAFRFENKPILGFEDLKSTKHNQQTYSRDRWKEMAETIRQMRKKSL